GCTCTGGCCCAATAGCACCATCACAGGCCAACACCACGGGGGTCATTCCatccatcttcctttcttcttatttatttatttgtttatttttgagacggagtctcgctctgtcgcccaggctggagtgcagtggcactatttcggctcactgcaagctctgcctcccaggttcacacgattctcctgcctcagcctcccgagtagctgggactacaggtgcccatcaccacgcccggctaatttttttgtatttttagtagagacggggtttcactgtgttagccaggatggtctcgatttcctgacctcatgatccgacctcctcagactcccaaagtgctgggattacaggcgtgagcctctgcgcctggcctttttatttttttgagacagagtctctgtcacccaggctggagtgtggtggcatgatctcagctcactgcgacctccgtcttctgggttcaagtgattcttttgcctcagcctcccgagtagctgagattacaggcacacaccactgcacctagctaatttttttttttttttttgaactaaaAAAGGACTTTATTTATTGAGGGCAAGGGGatgcaaacaatacaaaaaatcaaaagcttATCTggtatttaacttttctttctctgcttgtCAAATGAGAGTTAGACTTTATTCTTGCATTTGCTAAGGTTCCTGATCTGCTCATGGAATCCTTCTGTGGGGGAAGCTGTGGGGCAGATTCCTTAAGCGACCCTTTGGGACAACTCTTATCAGGAAGGAGGGAATTGCTCATTTCTGCCTACTTCTTTCCCTTCTGCTTCATGTGTACTACAAAATAGTCATGGCATGCAATGCTGAGGCCCGCACTTAGGAAAAAGAAGCTCTGGAAGCCCACTTTGCCATCTCTGCACTGGTCCAGGTCCTTCATTATTTTGTCCACAGCCAGAGGGTCTTTTTGATTTTCCAAAAATCCAGGGAACTCCTTTTCCATGAGTACTCTCAGGTCCTCCTTTGTTAAGTAGCCTTTATCCCCAGCGAATTTGTGAAATGTAAACATCATGGTTTCCATGGCGTGTTCCATTTGAGATGGCATTTTGGTGTGGTCTGTTGAAGCCTTGGCTGAGGCGTGGCGGATGCTGGGAGAGCTGGGCGAGCTGGGCGAGCTGGACGCTGGGCAGAGAGGCGAGCGCGGCGGGCTGTGTGCCTTCCTTAGTACGTGCGGCGGGTGGGTAGAGGGTGGCGGTGCGGGAGcgggcaatttttgtatttttactagggatggggtttcaccatgaactcctgacctcaggtgatccacctgcctcggcctcccaaagtgctgagattacaggcataaatcaccgtgcccagcctctttttttcatttttattttttcactacaAGACTGCCTTGAAGGACTTCCTTTCCTATTTGCATCTCGCTTCACTTACATTATGAAATCTGGCTCCCGTCATGtacaaaatatttatgtatttgccCAATCCAGAATTCTAACCCATGagtcagccaaaaaaaaaagaaaaaagaaaagagaagggaggctgggcgcagtggctgatgcctgtaaatcccagcactttgggaggctgaggcaggcagatcacgaggtcaggagttcgagaccagcctggccaacatggcgaaaacccgtctctactaaaaatacaaaatcagcggggtgtggtggcacatgcctgtaattcccgctacccgggaggctgaggcaggagaatcacttgaacctgggaggcagaggttgtggtgagccaagattgtgccattgcactccagcctgggcaacaagagtgaaactccatttaaaaaataaaataaaataaaaatacaaaaattcgctgggcgtggtggcgggtgcctgtaatcccagctactcaggaggctgaggcaggagaatcacttgaacccgggaggtcgggaggtagaggttgcagtgaactgagattgcgccattgcactccagcctgggggacagagcgagactccgtctcaaaaaaagaaaagggaaaaaagtgtGTTTAGAGCTCGATATTTGTTTGGAGCTCCTGTGTCTGGAGCTCCTTGTGTGTCTGGAGCCCTTGTGTCCATCACCTGCGTACCCACATCCAGCGTCCGTGCACCCGAGTTCCCGGGGCTTGTTCTGCTTCTCCCTTCAGGGTGATTGTGTCGTTCATTTGATCTGTGGTGTGGGTCATGCATTTGTGTTCGTGTTCCATTTCAGAGACCCTTTTCCCCTACCCttgttgatttaattatttttgctttttaagcaagcaacatattttcatgtttccAGAAGTCAGACCTGGAGCCGCCCCCAcctcactgcactgcactcctgcctgccCCGTCACTGAAGAGTCTCCTTATTCTTGGGTATATccttcctgtatttcttttttcttttctttttttttttttcctaagacaaggtctcactgtgtcgcccaggctggagtgccgtggtgagATCACGGTCACTGCAGGCTCatcctcccagactcaagcagtccccccacctcagctgggcatacaggcacacaccaccgtacccaggcctaatttttgtactttttttggtagagatgaggtttcgtcatattacccaggctggtattgaactcctgggctcaagcaatcctcctgcctcggtctcccaaagtgctaggattataagcatgaaccaACACACCTGGGCAAAAAAtgctccaactttttttttttttttttgagacggagtttttgctcttgttgcccaggctggagtgcaatggcgcgatctcggctcactgcaacctctacctcccaggttcaagtgattctcctgcctcagcctcccaagtagctgggactacaggcatgcgcctccacgcccggctaattttgtatttttagtagagacggggtttcaccatgttggtcaggctggtctggaactcccgacctcaggtgatcaacctgcctcagcctcctaaagtgctgggattacaggcatgagccaccgtgcccggccaaaattttccaactttttattttgagaaactttTTAGACACGGAAGAGCTGCAGAAGTTACCCATATGCCTTTCTCTCCATTTGCCCTGACGCTAAGACCCTAGGGAACCTCAGTGCCACTCACTGGCCAGCTGGCGTCACGTGGCCCTGGAGACTCATTCACGGGCTGTGTGTTCAGCTTGGGCCGATCTCCTGCACCCGTCGCCTCTCTGTGGCGTGAGTCGCTCGGGATCCCACGTGGCATctggctttcctgggccttgGGCTCCACAAGTCCTTGTCTTTCGTGGCCTGCAGATTTTTGGATTTGCCTGACGTCTCCTCATGGTTAGATGCGCAGTTACATATTTGGGGCAAGAAAATCTTTGTGGTGACGGAGCCTTCTCCCGGCGTCAGGTCAGGGAGAACAGGAAGTTGCTGTGTCTCCTGTCTGGTGACTTGGTGACTTTGACCCCTTGGTGAAGGCAGCGTCTGCCAGTTTCTCCAGAGTGAAGTTATGCCTTCCCCTTTGTAATCAGCAAACCTCTTGTGGGGAAGTTGCTGGAGAGGACACGCGTCCATCCCTGAGTTTTATGGCAGGTCCTGTTTCCTCTGAGTTTTATGGCAGGTCCTGTTTCCTCTTCAGACATCCGTTTGGTTCCATTCATACCCCAGGGACTGATGCTGTTTGGTTTTGTCCATGCCTGCAGGGGCCCTTCCTGCCGGTTTTGGGACGTGTCTACGGTTTTGGGACGTGTCTACGTGATGTGTTCCTTCTGTCTGAGAGCCTCTGGCCTGGGGCTGGCAGCCTCCTGGGAGCTTCCAGGCCACTGCTCCTCCCCTGCTGCCACCACTGAGCCTGTCGACCTTTGATCTTCGATCTTCTTCATTGATCTTCGTGTGTAAACATCCTCAGGCCGGACTTGTAGAAGTTTCTGTCCAGAGAGGACTTGTTTCTCTGCCCACAGCGGGGTCCCCTGCAGGTccccagatcagcctggccacccCAGGCTCGCTGGCCCAGCCCCACCTCCGGCTCCCCTCTCTTCTTGTTGGAAGGGTGGTCCTGGGAGCCCCCCTCCGTCTCAAGAGTGCCGAGACCCCTTGCAGCCGCTGCTGTCCAGGGTGCACTTGTTGAGTTGGAGCTTCTGTGGAGCCGCTCGCCTGCCCGCCATGAGGCAGGAGGTCCTGGTGAGGTTTCGCTTccactatactttttttttttttttttttttttttttttgaggtggagtttggctcttgttacccaggctggagtgcaatggtgcgatctctggtcactgcaacctccgcctcccgggtttaagcaattctcctgcctcagcctcctgagtagctgggattataggcatgcgccaccacgcccggctaattttgtattttttttagtagagacggggtttcttcacgttggtcaggctggtctcgaactcccagtctcaggtgatctgcccgccttgggctcccaaagtgctgggattacaagcgggaACCACCGCACCTGCTGGCTGtcctgtttttttggttttttttttgagatggagtctctgttgcccaggctggagtgcaatggcgcgatctcagctcactgtaagctctgcctcccgggttcacgccattctgcctcagcctgccaagtagctgggactacaggcgcccaccaccacgcccagctaatttttgtatttttagtggagatggggtttcaccatgttggccaggatagtctcgatctcctgacctcatgatccacccgcctcggcctcccaaagtgctgggattacaggcgtgagccactgcgcccggccaacagagGACTCTTGAGACCTGGCCTCCGACCACGTGTGGTCTCTGGTCTGAACAGGCACCTGCACCTGGAGGACTCTGAGACCCGGTTTCCGACCACGATGTTTTGCACTTGTGCTCTGATATGAAATGTGTTTGGTCTTTGTtcctggttcctggcacagaagCTCCTCGAagccttggaatttcctgagtgacagGAGTGGTTCAGATCACCCCAGAGCTTATGCTGATCACACTTGAGCTTATGCTGATGAGGCAGGGGTTGGGCCCCTGGAGAGCAGGGGTAGGGGGACTGGTCGCCAGAAGACCAGGTGACCCCAGGTTTGGAGGCTGGGAGCTTTCAGCCCCACCTGCCAACCTCAGGGATGCAGCGAGCAAAGGTGGAGATTAAACGCTGTAAAAACCCGTGAATGAGAGATGAAAGAGTGGGATGGACTTCGGATTGCGGTGCTGGGGGCAGGGGATGGCGCCCAGAGAGGGCCTGAAACCCAGGGCCTGCCCAGGCCTTGCCTGCGCGTCTCTACGTCCCGCTgctcctctgttttcttttaacgTAAGTGCTTTCTGCAGTTCTGTAGGGCAGTCCTGTCAAACTCATTGATCCTCAGGAGGGCGTCGTGGGAACCCCGATTTATAGCCGCCGGTCAGAAGCACAGCCCACAGCCTGACCGGCATCTGAGgagggggcagtcttgtgggatcCAGCCCTCACCGCGGGGGACCTGGCACTCCCCGCAGGGGGACAGCTTCGGGAGAGAATTGAACCAGAGGACACACGGCTAGTGTCTGTGGAGAATTGCTCAATGTGGAAATAACCTACATCTCCTGTGGGAAGTGTTGTGTGGGagttcagagaaactgctttcctCACGGGACTTTATTTAtgtgcttgtttatttatttgtttgtttttggagacagagtctcgccgtgtcccccaggctggagtgcaatgtctcgatgtcggctcactgtgatttccacctccagggttcaagcaattctcctgcctcaacctcttgaataggtgggattacaggtgcccacaaccacacctggctaatttttatatttttagtagagacggggtttcaccttgttggccaggttggtctcgaactcctgacctcaaatgatccacctgcctccaaagtgctgggattacaggcgtgagccaccacgcccggcctccccCGTGTAAACCTTGAACTCTCCGAACTACTTAGGAAGGACCCTGGGCTGTGATCTCTCACAACTACTTAGGGAGGACCCCGGACCCCCCTGGCTGCTCAGCTGGGTTCCAGCACCTGAAGGTGCTGTTGCTTTCCCCTGGGGCCCGTCCCAGAGATGAGAGAAGCATGTGCTGGAATTCCCTGTCTTTCACTCTCAGGCACTTTCATGCTTTTATTTCTACACGTGGTGCTTCCCGCACAGCTGGCAGCGTGTGGTGGAGCTGAGTCGTGCATTTCTGTCTGTGATTCGTCCCTCAGTCTTCCCCCGCTCCGGTGGGTTTGGGGTCCGCCCATTTGACGCTGGGACTGAGCCCCTCATTTCCATCATAGCTTCAGCTCCGTCAATATGGTGTTTGTTTCTACTGTTGACAGACATGTAGGTTGGAATTCTTTTGGTGTTTGTCTTGTTTTGCTACTAAGAAATGCGTTAAACACCCACCTCCAAGACTTCTATGAGAAGGTGTGAAGAGTCCACCCATTTTCCCGGGACTGCTTGGCCCTCTGTGATCCAAGTCAGCCTCGGCGAAgtgctttattttcttgtttttcgtCGCTCCCTGTCACCTGCATGACCTCTGAAAGGTTGCACCCttacgggcacagtggctcatgcctgtaatcccagttctatgggaggccgaggcgggcgaatcacatgaggtcaggagtttgagaccaacctgggcaacatggtgaaaccttgtctcttctttttttttttttttttgagacggagtgttgctctgtcgcccaggctagagtgcagtggcgcgatctcggctcgctgcaagctccgccttccgggttcacgccattctcctgcctcagcctcccgagtagattggactacaggcgcccgccaccacgcccggctaattttttgtacttttagtagagacaatttcacagtgttagccaggatggtctccatctcctgacctcgggatccgcctgcctcggcctcccaaagtgctgggattacaggtgtgagccaccacgcccagccgaaatcctgtctcttctaaaagtacaaaaattagccaggcttggtggcatgtgcctgtaattccagctgcccaagaggctgaggcatgagaatcccttgaatccaagaggtgtgggctacggtgagctgagattgtgccactgcactgcactctagcctgggcgacagagtaagactccctctcaaaaaaaaaaaaaagaaaagaaaagaggccgggcgtggtggctcacgcctgtagtcccagcactttgggagactgaggtgggcggatcacgaggtcaggaggtcgagaccatcctggctaacatggtgaaaccctatctctattaaaaaaattcaaaaaagcaaaattagccgggcgtgatggcgggcacctgtagtcccagctacttcagaggctgaggcaggagaatggtgtgaacccaggaggcggagcttgcggtgagccgagatcgcgccattgcactccagcctgggcgacagagcgagactgtatctcgaaaaaaagaaaagaaaagaaaagaaaggtctcACTAGACAGTTTCAGGCTGGAATCCGTTTGAATTTGTACCGTCAGGAATTTCCAGCCTGGGAACAGTCagtgacaggaatgagccatggGTGCCTCTGCCAGGGGTGGCTCCCGCCTGGCTGCCCTTGAGTTGGCTGAGGAGCTGAGAACTTGGACTTCAGGATTCTCTGACTTCACTTGTCTGACGTGGAGCTCCCCGCGTTTGAATAAGAAgcggctgggcgtgatggctctactaaaagtacaaaaattagccgggcgtggtggccggcgcctgtaatcccagttactcgggaggctgaggcaagagaatcacttgaacctgggaggtggaggttgcagtgagccgagattgtgccactaaactccagcctgggcaacagattgagattccgtctaaaaaaaaaaaaaaaaaaaaagagtaagcagCCAGCCTCAGCCATTTACGCAGGGACAGGTGTTTATGTGGGAGGAAGATTAGATATCGCCTCCTCCTGCGGCCTTGGAGCTGTGGGGACAGGGACGCTGTGGGTGAGGATGGTTCATGGTAGTAAAGTCCTGTGGGAGTGGGAGGGGAACGGAGGCCCCAGGACCACGTGGGCTCAACAGCAGGGACGGGACAGTCACCCAGACCGAGCCGGGGCAGGGCTGTGGGAACACAGGTCGGTGTGACGTTGGCTGGGGCTCAGCATGCGTGTCCCATGGCTGGGCAGTTCCACTCCTGCACGTAGACACAGACGAGGATGCTCCTAGTAGCCCGACCCAAGTGCTTCTTGCCAGAATGGGTCCATTTGTCCAGGGGCTGCTGTGCAGTGATCGGACGGAGAACCCGCGTCCCAGCGCAGCTGCACGGAGAGGCCTTTGTAGTCGGCTTCTTGTTTaagctcttttaatttttttttaattttttttaatttttagaggcagggtcttgctctgttgcccaggctggagttcagtggcacaatcacagctcaccgcagccttgacctctcttGTTCAAGccagtcctcccaccccagcctcctaagtagttgggactacagacatgcaccaccatgctcggctacattaaacttttttttttttgagatggagtttcgctcttgttgcccaggctggagtacaacggtgtgatctcggctcaccgcaacctctgcctcctgggttcaagcgattctcctgcctcagcctcccgagtagctgggattacaggtgtccaccacactcggctaattttgtatttttagtagagacggggtttctccatgttggtcaggctggtcttgaactcctgacctggtgatccacctgcctcggcctcccaaagtgctgcgattgcagatgtgagccatggcacccagctttttttttttttttttttttttttttgagacgagagtctcactctgtcgcccaggctggagtgcaatggcgggatctcggctcactgcaagctctgcctcccaggttcaagcaattctcctgcctcagcctcccgagtagctgggattacaggtgccagccaccatgcccggctaattttttttttgtatttttagagagacggggttttgttgtgtttgccaggctggtcacgaactcctgacctggtgatccgcccgccttggcctcccaaagtgctgggattccaggtgtgagccaccgtgcctgacccagAACCTTAAGTGCTTGATGTACAGAGAACAGCAGCGTCAGTGAagtgtgatttctgtttttttgtttccaCTAATTGTGAGCAAACATTAGGGTGGGGACTGGGCTGCTTGTGTGGGTCCCACAGGCTTCTTGGAGCACAGTGTCAGCAGAGAAGGGGAACGGGGGTCCTCATTGCAGGGAGCAGTTTTGCCTGGAATGCTGTGAGTTTCTCAGATGGAAACTAAGTGGACAGACTGTTCTGGCAAGACGGAGATGCTTGCCTTTTGAATTCCAGGTTTGCCGCGACGTCAGGTGGGACGTGACTGGCGTCGTCTGCACACGCCCAAGCCCACGTGCTGTTCCTTGCTCCTGGAGGGTTTCTTGAGCGTCGCCTCCTTGCCATGTAAATGAATTTGGTTTTAGAAACTCGCTGGTGGTCGCAGAGCCTGTGTAGCGGGTGCTGTGACAGCGTCCCCAGCCAGGGGGGCGCTGGGGCTGTGGCAGCCTTCGAGGTGGGAGGGAGAGGTCAAGGGCCGTGAGGCCTAGTGAGGTGGGGAGTGAGATCCACGCCTGCCATGAGCTCCATGCCTGCCTTGCGGAGCCCTGTCCCGGGTGCTCTGTCCTTTTGTTCTGCCGCACCCTTCGTTCTTGGATTTTCACCTCAGGAAAGCCATGTAGCTCCTCCACCCCCAGCCAGGGCCCATCAGTCCGGGAAACAGGCACAAAGTCTCCTAGCTCCCTGGCTCAGGGCCCAGCCAGTCCTAGCTCCAGAGAGGCTGCAGCCAATGGAGGTTTAGCTCCCAGCTTGTTGTCATCCCAGGCTAAGCAGTGGGACTGTGCTGCTGAACAGGAAGAAGGGAATGGTGTCTTTGTGGAGATCTGGCACTGTCAGTGGTGTGACGAGTGGATGAGCCCTTTGTTATTCCGAGGCTGTGGGAACTGGTGGAGGGGTCGGCCTCCTCCTCACTGAGGCCTAGGGTGCCCTTGGAGGCAGCTGTCCTGGTGCATCGAGGGGTCAGGGCACACATGGGTGGCCTGGGAGCGTCCGGGTGGCACTGAACTGGCGGTGTGACGGGCAGACGGGGAGACCTGggtgcacagacacacagagcaggcggaggggaggagagaggggaaggcTGCAGAGGCCCTGGCATTGCCCCCACTGGGGAGAGGGCAGGAGCGCCTATTCCCGGGTGTGGGGAGGCCGAGTTTCAGGCACCTCTGAGCACTGCTGGGCAGGTGAGCTGGGGGAGAGGCCGGCCTGAGCACCCAGGCGAGGTCTTGGCGGGGGAGGGGGGTGTGCTTCCCGTTAGTGTGATCacagaatatttatatatacatacggCACGCACGCAAGTGCATAAACGTAAACACAGAAAGAGGTCGTGAGTGAGGTGGGAACCCCAGTTTCCCGGAGGAGAAGCAAGATGAGGAGGGGTACTGGGTCGGGCAGCACGGCCGGCACCACACGCTCCCAGAGCGCGTTGGTGAGACAGGATAGGAGCCTCTTCAGATGCACAGCCGCCCCCGAAGCAGGAAGAGAAACCTAGGTGTGAGAAACAGTAAATCGGGCTGCCTGAGAGCTGGGATTGAGACCTGGGGGAGGTGGGGTCTCGGTGCTGTGGAGTCACAGTGGCGCCTGCGCAAAGCCCGAGCTGGGGGGAAGATTCCCACTGGACCTCGGGAGGAAACGACTGTTCTGACCTTCCCAGAGCTCATGGGAAGGGAGGGGGGTCTCGCCCAGAAGCCACAGTCGCCTGAGCGTGAAGCAGGTGTAAGTGTGGTTCTGTACCACGGAGTCTGTCTAGAAAGTAGCatggaactttgggaggccgaggcgagcggatcacgaggtcagaagatcgagaccatcctggctaacacggtgaaaccctgtctctactaaaaaaaaaaaatacaaaaaattagccgggcgtggtggtggacgcctgtagtcccagctactcaggagcctgaggcaggagaattgcaagaacccgggaggtggagcttacagtgagccgagatcgcgccactgcactccagcctggacgacagagcaagactccgtctcaaaaaaaagaaaaagaaaaagaaagtagcatGGAATTAGTCCTGGGGCACCCGGCAACGGCAGCCACAAAGCCCATCAAGAAGGTGCAGCTGCCAGGCAGGGCGTGAAGGACCCACAGCCCCAGGTCTGCCAGGACAACAGTCAAGTGTGCCAGGAGACCGTCTCAAGAGCAAAGATCCGCCAACACGCGCAGAGAAAAACGGAATTCAATTGCTAAAAATCTTTGGACAGCGAAcgattgcattttcttttttttttttttttttctt
This portion of the Pongo abelii isolate AG06213 chromosome 1, NHGRI_mPonAbe1-v2.0_pri, whole genome shotgun sequence genome encodes:
- the LOC112135455 gene encoding protein S100-A10-like, which encodes MPSQMEHAMETMMFTFHKFAGDKGYLTKEDLRVLMEKEFPGFLENQKDPLAVDKIMKDLDQCRDGKVGFQSFFFLSAGLSIACHDYFVVHMKQKGKK